TCGAGATCCGCGTGCCCGACATCGGCGACTTCGACAACGTCGACGTCATCGACATCATCGTCAAGGCCGGTGACACGGTGCGCGTCGAAGATCCGTTGCTCACGGTCGAAAGCGAGAAAGCCACCATGGACATCCCCGCGCCGGTCGCGGGCGTGGTGGAATCGGTGTCGGCCACGGTCGGCGACAAGGTCTCGGAAGGCGATGTGATCGTCGTACTGCGCGTCACCGAACAGGCGGGCGCGACACCGAGCGCGCCGGTCACAGTGCCGACGCCGCCGGTCAGCCTGCCCAAGACGCCGGCGCCGCGCGTGGCGCCCGCCGCCACCACGGATGCGCCGACGTCGTCCAAAGCCCATGCCAGTCCGTCGGTGCGCAAGTTTGCGCGCGAACTCGGCGTCGACATCGCGCTCGTGTACGGCAAGGGGCCGAAGGGCCGCATCCTGAAAGAAGACGTACAGGCGCACGTCAAGGAAGTGATGCGCGGCACGCGCGGCCACGCCGGCGCGGGCGCGGCGAGCGGCGGCTTCAATCTGCCGGCGGCGCCGGTCATCGATTTCACCAAGTTCGGCGACATCGAAACCACGCCGCTCAACAAGATACGGCGCCTGACAGGGCAGAACCTGCATCGCAGCTGGGTGACCGTGCCGCACGTGTTCCAGATGGACGAAGCGGACATCACCGAGCTCGAAGCGTTTCGCAAATCCAAGGCCGATGAAGCCGAACAGAAAGGCGCCAAGCTGACCCTGCTCGCCTTCCTGGTCAAGGCCGCGGTGGTGGGCCTGAAGAAATTCCCGGACTTCAACGCCTCGCTGTCACCCGACGGCGAATCGCTCATCCACAAGAAATATTTTCACATCGGCATCGCCGTCAACACCGACAATGGCCTGGTGGTACCGGTGATCCGCGACGTCGACAAGAAAGGCCTGTATGAACTGGCCCTCGAAGTGCGCGATCTTTCGAAAAAGGCGCGCGAGCGCAAGCTCATGCCGGCCGAGATGCAGGGCGCCTGCTTCACCATCTCGAGCCTGGGCGGGGTCGGCGGCACCGCCTTCACGCCGATCATCAACATGCCGGAGGTCGGCATCCTCGGCGTTTCGCCGTCGGCCATGAAACCGGTGTGGCGCGGCAACGAGTTCGTGCCGCGCTTGATGCTGCCCTTCACGCTGTCCTACGACCATCGCGTCATCGATGGCGTGGCCGCCGCGCAGTTCACGCGCTACCTCACCACCGTGCTCGGGGATATTCGCCACATCCTGCTGTGATTCGTTGATTTCCGTTCCTGTGGGTGCGAGACTTCATTCGACCTCCTCCCGTGCCTCGCGGCAGTGTCCCAAAGGTGCGGCGGTTTACGCTAGCAGACGGCGCCGACTCCCCCTCCCAGACTGTTCGGCGCCGTCCTGCGTGTCCGCTCATTCGCCCCGCGCCCCCGCGGGGCGATTTTTTTGGGCCCAGGCAACCACCATACCGTGCTGAATTGTCCTCGGCCGCGCTATCTCGGACAATGCGGCCTTTACGCCGCGCGTCGGCCTCACCCACTCCCCTTAAGGACAGTCACCCGTGAAAACCAAGATCACAGAAATGTTCGGCATCGAACATCCCATCATCCAGGGCGGCATGCATTTCGTCGGCTACGCCGAAATGGCGGCGGCGGTATCCAATGCCGGTGGCCTCGGCATCATCACCGGCCTGACCCAGCGCACGCCGGCCGATCTCGCCAACGAGATCCGTCGCTGCAAGGACATGACCACCAAACCCATCGGCGTGAACCTGACCTTCCTGCCGACCGTCACCACGCCCGACTATCCGGGCTACATCCAGGCCATCATCGACGGCGGCGTCAAAGTGGTGGAAACGGCCGGCAACAACCCGGCGCAATGGCTGCCGATGCTGCACGACGCCGGCATCAAGGTCATTCACAAGTGCACCTCGGTGCGTCATTCGCTGAAAGCCCAGTCCATCGGCTGCGACGCGGTCAGCGTCGACGGTTTCGAATGCGCCGGTCATCCCGGTGAAGACGACATCCCGAACTTCATCCTGCTGCCGCGCGCCGCCGATGAACTCAAGATCCCGTTCGTGGCCTCGGGCGGCATGGCCGATGGCCGCTCGCTGGTGGCGGCGCTGTCGCTCGGCGCCGAAGGCATCAACATGGGCACGCGCTTCATGGCCACCCAGGAAGCGCCCATTCACGAGAACGTCAAGCAGGCCATCCTGAAGGCGACCGAACTCGACATGACGCTGGTCATGCGCCCGCTGCGCAACACCGAGCGCGTGTTGAAGAACGCCGCGGTCGAACGCGTGATGCGTAAGGAAAAGGAGCTCGGTTCGAAAATCAGCTTCAATGACATCGCCGAGGAAGTGGTGGGCGTGTATCCGAAGATCATGCAGCAGGGCGAGATGGACGCCGGTGCGTGGTCCTGCGGCCTGGTGGCGGGACTCATTCATGACATCCCGACCTGCAAGGAACTCATCGATCGCATCATGAGCGAAGCGAATGCCATCATTCGCGAGCGCCTGGCGCGCTTCGCCGGCTGATCACCTTTCCTGTGGGGCGACTTCAGTCGCTTCAAGGCGCACCCGGCGCTGTCGTCTGCCCTGAATGTGCGAAGTCTGCCCCAGTAATCGCACTTGGATTGCGGCGCGTCACGGCAAGCCCGCCCCGCGCGGCACCTTCACCTTCTCCACGAACAACACCGCTTCGCGGCTCGCGCTGCGCTTGGCCGAATCGAAGTCCGGCGCGGTGCACAGCATGAGTTCGTTGCCCGCCACGCCGCCCAGCACGCAGGCGTAGACGCCGAAGCCATTGGGTGAATGGACCGTCTCCACCACGCGCCCGTCGGGCGCGACGCGACAGGCGCGCGCGCCCTTCGCATCCGCCACCCACACGTGATCCTCGGCATCGATACCGCAGCCGTCGGGAATGAAATCGGTGTCCAGCATGTGCTCGAAGGAATCATAGGCCGGCACGCGTCCGAGCAATGCGTGTCGACGACGATTGGTCAGCGCGCCGTCGGCGGCGATGTCGAAGGCGGTGAGGCAGGCGCCGAAACTCTCGGCGACGATCAGCATCCGGCCGTCGCCGGTCACCACCGTGCCGTTGGGAAAGCGCAGTCCTTCGGCGGCGACGCTGACGCGCCTGTCGGGATCGACCCGCAACAAGTTGGTCTCTGCCGGCGTCGCCCCGTGGTCGAAGAGATCGAAGCCGAAGTTGCCGACCCAGGCGCGGCCTTGTCGGTCGACCACCATGTCGTTGCAGAACCATGGTGTGTGCGGCGCGAGATCGGCATAGCATTCCGCGCGGCCGTCGGCGGTGTAACGCATCAGGCGGCGGTCGAGCATCGACACCACCAGCATCGAACCATCCGGCAGCCAACCGATGCCGGATGGGCGCTGCGGCAGTTCGGCGACCGGCGTGGCCGCGCCGTCCGGCGTGATGCGCAATACCTTGGGTCCATACATGTCGGCCACGTACCAGGCGCCGTCGTGCCAGCGCGGGCCTTCGAAGAAAGTACCGCCTTCAAAAGGGTTTTCATGAAACGCTCTCCCCTCGTTGCGAGAGCGTTGAAGATAGCGCCATGCGCCAGCCACCACCATGCCTTGGCGCGGGTCGCGCCCGGCCCCCCCAACCTGCGCAATTGACGCCCCGCCCGCGGCCCACCCATAGTCTGAGCCTGTTCTTCAGGAGCCAAGAGCATGGGCACATTCCGCCGCGTCGTCACCGGCCACCGCGCCGACGGCAAATCCATCGTCGCGAGCGACGCCACCGTCAAGAGCGCCGAGGTGCCGGGTCTCGGCGGCATCGAACTCGGCACGCTGTGGGCCTCCGACCGCACCTTCGACTATCCCGACGCTGGCTGCCCTGCGCCGCCCTCCACCTGGTTCCCGCCCATCGGTGGCGTGCGCTTCGCCGAGTTCGTGCTGCCGGCCGGCAGCGATCCGGAGAAGAACGCCGATGCGAGCGGCGACATGGCCGCGGCTGAACAGGCCGCGCCGGGCCTCCTGTCCCATTTCACCGCGGACGCGCCGGGCATGCACCGCTCGGAGACCTGCGACATGCTCTACATCATCTCCGGGCGCTGCGTGCTGGAACTCGACGACGGCTCGGCGACGACCGTCGCCGCCGGTGACGTGGTCGTGCAGAGCGGCACCATGCACCGCTGGAAGAATCCGTTCGACGTACCGTGCCGCGTGATCGGCGCCATCGTCGGCGCGCACATGAAGAAGTAGTCCACCAGTCACTCGAGGGGATTTGCCCATGGCCACCAAGCTCGCCGCCGTCAAGGCGCCCAAGAACAATCTCGCCAAGCTCGGCTTCGACGTCGCGCGCCTGGGGCGCGTGCGCGACGCCGTCAAGGCCGACATCGACGCCGGCCGCTGCCATGGCGTGCGCATGCTGGTTGCGCGCCGCGGTGAAGTGGTGCTCGACCTGTGCGAGGGCTATGCCGAGCGCGCGGCCAACAATCCGCTCAAGAACGATTCGGTGTTCGCCACCATGTCGGTCGCCAAGCAGTTCACCAACGTGCTGGCGCTGTCGCTGGTCGAGCGCGGCCTTTTGAAACTGCATGCGCCGGTCGCCGAACTCATTCCGGAATTCGCGACGCTCGGCAAGGAGAAGGTCAATCTCTTTCATCTGCTGACCCATACCAGCGGCGTGCTGTCGGCCATTCCGCCGGTGCCGGCCGACGTGCTGATGAACATCGACAAGCTCACGGCCTTTGCCTGCGGCCTGCCGCTCGAGTCGCAGCCCGGCGAGCGCGTGAACTATTCCATCCTGCTCGGCCATTCGATCATCGCGGCCCTGTGCCTGCGCGCCGACGGTCGCGGCCGCAGCTATGCCCAGATGTTGAAGGACGACGTGTTCGCGCCGCTCGGCATGAAGGACACCAGCCTCGGGCCGCGCGCCGATCTCATGAAACGCCTGTGCCCGGTGAAGGTCTCCTACGAGAATCTGCCCGCGCTGCTGCCGCCCGCCGCGGTGGAAGGCATAGGCACGCTGCTCGCGACGCCGGGCTGCGAGATCCCCGGTGGCGGCTGCATGACCACCGTGCAGGACGTGCACCGCTTCGCCGAGATGCTGCGCCGGGGCGGCGAACTCGATGGCAATCGCCTGTTGTCGCCGGCCATGATCGACTTCTGCACGCGCAACCACACCGGCAATCTGCGCAACGTGCTGTTCGATATGTGGTTCGGCGTGCGCGGCTGGCTTGAGTACCCGGCCAACATCGGCTGCGGCTTCTTCCTGCGCGGCGAAGGCAACCTGCCAGGCTTGTTCAGCCCGATGAATTCACCGCGCACTTTCGGTGGCTTCGGCGCCGGCTCCACCGGCTTCACGATCGATCCGGAACGCGACTTGAGTTTCGCCTTCCTCTCCACCGGCCTCATGGAAGACAGCTACCACTTCGAACGCATCGGCGTGATGCAGGGCCTGGTATTGGCGGCGATGACGTCGTGCGGTTGCGCCGGCCCCGCCCGGGGCGGC
The nucleotide sequence above comes from Pseudomonadota bacterium. Encoded proteins:
- the aceF gene encoding dihydrolipoyllysine-residue acetyltransferase; protein product: MPDIGDFDNVDVIDIIVKAGDTVRVEDPLLTVESEKATMDIPAPVAGVVESVSATVGDKVSEGDVIVVLRVTEQAGATPSAPVTVPTPPVSLPKTPAPRVAPAATTDAPTSSKAHASPSVRKFARELGVDIALVYGKGPKGRILKEDVQAHVKEVMRGTRGHAGAGAASGGFNLPAAPVIDFTKFGDIETTPLNKIRRLTGQNLHRSWVTVPHVFQMDEADITELEAFRKSKADEAEQKGAKLTLLAFLVKAAVVGLKKFPDFNASLSPDGESLIHKKYFHIGIAVNTDNGLVVPVIRDVDKKGLYELALEVRDLSKKARERKLMPAEMQGACFTISSLGGVGGTAFTPIINMPEVGILGVSPSAMKPVWRGNEFVPRLMLPFTLSYDHRVIDGVAAAQFTRYLTTVLGDIRHILL
- a CDS encoding nitronate monooxygenase gives rise to the protein MKTKITEMFGIEHPIIQGGMHFVGYAEMAAAVSNAGGLGIITGLTQRTPADLANEIRRCKDMTTKPIGVNLTFLPTVTTPDYPGYIQAIIDGGVKVVETAGNNPAQWLPMLHDAGIKVIHKCTSVRHSLKAQSIGCDAVSVDGFECAGHPGEDDIPNFILLPRAADELKIPFVASGGMADGRSLVAALSLGAEGINMGTRFMATQEAPIHENVKQAILKATELDMTLVMRPLRNTERVLKNAAVERVMRKEKELGSKISFNDIAEEVVGVYPKIMQQGEMDAGAWSCGLVAGLIHDIPTCKELIDRIMSEANAIIRERLARFAG
- a CDS encoding SMP-30/gluconolactonase/LRE family protein translates to MVVAGAWRYLQRSRNEGRAFHENPFEGGTFFEGPRWHDGAWYVADMYGPKVLRITPDGAATPVAELPQRPSGIGWLPDGSMLVVSMLDRRLMRYTADGRAECYADLAPHTPWFCNDMVVDRQGRAWVGNFGFDLFDHGATPAETNLLRVDPDRRVSVAAEGLRFPNGTVVTGDGRMLIVAESFGACLTAFDIAADGALTNRRRHALLGRVPAYDSFEHMLDTDFIPDGCGIDAEDHVWVADAKGARACRVAPDGRVVETVHSPNGFGVYACVLGGVAGNELMLCTAPDFDSAKRSASREAVLFVEKVKVPRGAGLP
- a CDS encoding cupin domain-containing protein; translated protein: MGTFRRVVTGHRADGKSIVASDATVKSAEVPGLGGIELGTLWASDRTFDYPDAGCPAPPSTWFPPIGGVRFAEFVLPAGSDPEKNADASGDMAAAEQAAPGLLSHFTADAPGMHRSETCDMLYIISGRCVLELDDGSATTVAAGDVVVQSGTMHRWKNPFDVPCRVIGAIVGAHMKK
- a CDS encoding beta-lactamase family protein, giving the protein MATKLAAVKAPKNNLAKLGFDVARLGRVRDAVKADIDAGRCHGVRMLVARRGEVVLDLCEGYAERAANNPLKNDSVFATMSVAKQFTNVLALSLVERGLLKLHAPVAELIPEFATLGKEKVNLFHLLTHTSGVLSAIPPVPADVLMNIDKLTAFACGLPLESQPGERVNYSILLGHSIIAALCLRADGRGRSYAQMLKDDVFAPLGMKDTSLGPRADLMKRLCPVKVSYENLPALLPPAAVEGIGTLLATPGCEIPGGGCMTTVQDVHRFAEMLRRGGELDGNRLLSPAMIDFCTRNHTGNLRNVLFDMWFGVRGWLEYPANIGCGFFLRGEGNLPGLFSPMNSPRTFGGFGAGSTGFTIDPERDLSFAFLSTGLMEDSYHFERIGVMQGLVLAAMTSCGCAGPARGGTAPWTPSATRPASSASATPSTRAIPAAVR